In one Rhodococcus sp. B50 genomic region, the following are encoded:
- a CDS encoding peroxidase family protein: MKLSPLLSGRLPWIGAEVVGRIPVARRQASRLAIEKYANAVPPRPRPLTLAADYTTWTSLTDRTYSGRHLPPSTTPPEELPAVGDVVALFRRTREIPSTDTSVWFAFFAQWFTDSFLRTNRKDPRKNDSNHEIDLCQIYGVNQDKTAMLRAGYGGRLDSQVIDEEEYPPFLFAERKPGEELQFIPKFAKLHNRKYLLETVLRLCPDERKGSVFAVGLEHGNSTIGNTVLNVLFLREHNRIAGILEGAYPEWDDDRLFETTRNIMIVILLKIVIEEYIKHIGPFDFPIEFVPFMADKAPWNRTNWCAIEFNLLYRWHSLIPDSVVFDSQRVSTRIFVDNNSLVIDRGIESIIDQCSRQKASRIGLGNTPAFLVDRHPMCPDLESVEERTIGLMRQARLRSFNDYREAFGLGRLTSFAELTGDVEVQQKLARLHGDVDAVEWYVGIFAEDYPRHRMMGELLTTMVAHDAFTQAFTNPLLARHVYHEDTFSEVGMGIIEQTHCLQQIVERNSSTCDKAYASFRIE, translated from the coding sequence ATGAAGTTGTCGCCCCTGCTCTCCGGTCGCCTCCCGTGGATCGGGGCCGAGGTGGTCGGGCGGATCCCGGTCGCTCGACGGCAGGCCAGCAGACTGGCGATCGAGAAGTATGCCAACGCTGTGCCGCCGCGTCCGCGCCCGCTGACGCTGGCTGCCGACTACACGACGTGGACGAGTCTGACCGACCGCACCTACAGCGGTCGTCACCTCCCTCCGTCCACCACACCGCCGGAGGAATTGCCGGCGGTCGGGGACGTGGTAGCGCTGTTCCGGCGCACCCGTGAGATTCCCTCGACCGACACGAGCGTGTGGTTCGCGTTCTTCGCGCAGTGGTTCACCGACAGCTTCCTGCGCACGAACAGGAAGGACCCGCGGAAGAACGACTCGAACCACGAGATCGACCTGTGTCAGATCTACGGGGTGAATCAGGACAAGACTGCGATGCTGCGGGCAGGCTACGGGGGTCGCCTCGACAGTCAGGTCATCGACGAGGAGGAATATCCGCCCTTCCTGTTCGCCGAGCGCAAGCCGGGGGAGGAGCTGCAGTTCATTCCGAAGTTCGCGAAGCTGCACAACCGGAAGTACCTGCTGGAGACGGTTCTCCGACTGTGCCCGGACGAGCGGAAGGGGTCGGTGTTCGCGGTCGGACTCGAGCACGGCAACAGCACGATCGGCAACACCGTGCTGAACGTGCTGTTCCTCCGTGAACACAACCGGATCGCCGGCATTCTCGAAGGCGCGTACCCGGAGTGGGACGACGACCGGTTGTTCGAGACCACCCGCAACATCATGATCGTCATCCTGTTGAAGATCGTCATCGAGGAGTACATCAAACACATCGGACCGTTCGACTTCCCGATCGAGTTCGTCCCGTTCATGGCGGACAAAGCGCCGTGGAACAGAACGAACTGGTGTGCAATCGAATTCAACCTCCTGTACCGGTGGCATTCGCTGATTCCGGATTCGGTGGTGTTCGATTCGCAGCGGGTGAGTACGCGGATATTCGTCGACAACAATTCCTTGGTGATCGACAGGGGCATCGAGTCGATCATCGACCAGTGCTCGCGGCAGAAGGCGTCGAGGATCGGCCTCGGGAACACCCCGGCCTTCCTGGTCGACCGTCATCCGATGTGCCCCGACCTTGAGTCGGTGGAGGAGAGGACCATCGGGCTGATGCGTCAGGCGCGGCTGCGTTCGTTCAACGACTACCGGGAGGCGTTCGGACTCGGACGACTGACGAGCTTCGCCGAACTCACCGGGGACGTCGAGGTGCAGCAGAAGCTCGCGCGGCTCCACGGCGATGTCGACGCGGTCGAGTGGTACGTGGGGATCTTCGCCGAGGACTATCCCCGGCACCGCATGATGGGGGAGCTGCTGACCACGATGGTCGCCCACGACGCGTTCACGCAGGCGTTCACGAACCCGCTGCTGGCGCGCCACGTCTACCACGAGGACACCTTCTCCGAGGTCGGTATGGGGATCATCGAGCAGACGCACTGCCTGCAGCAGATCGTCGAACGAAACTCGAGCACCTGCGACAAGGCGTACGCGAGCTTCCGCATCGAGTGA
- a CDS encoding DUF2235 domain-containing protein, whose amino-acid sequence MPKNIIYCADGTWNSGERTRTNVYRFHEALATTTTQDKIYDPGVGTEGNLLSRLRGGAFGHGLIENVREGYGRIADAFEEGDRLFLVGFSRGAYTARSLGGMIAYCGLPSRRPTGRLVDQAFHAYRNRTGDDSKWAGPRDGIRMVDGHIEMIGVWDTVGTLGIPGALFGRLDQKDYGFLDTRLHRDVKAGYHALSLDERRRQFPPTLWEGPAADGQTIEQVWFAGVHCDVGGGFPTTSLADISLAWMLSNAERHGVEIDPAVAATYPALLLDCTAALGPVHESWNPLWGFPHRRTVGDDARVADSVVFRVTMNSRYSPPLTMDNNPRRLSASYRLASVVRI is encoded by the coding sequence CTGACGGAACCTGGAACTCGGGAGAGCGTACGCGCACGAATGTGTACCGCTTCCACGAAGCGCTGGCGACGACCACCACTCAGGACAAGATCTACGACCCCGGAGTGGGTACGGAAGGGAACCTGCTGTCCCGCTTGCGCGGTGGCGCCTTCGGGCACGGTCTGATCGAGAACGTACGGGAAGGCTACGGACGTATCGCCGACGCCTTCGAGGAAGGTGACCGTCTCTTCCTCGTCGGCTTCAGCCGCGGCGCGTACACCGCGCGGAGCCTCGGCGGCATGATTGCCTACTGCGGGCTGCCGTCCCGTCGTCCCACCGGTCGCCTCGTCGATCAGGCCTTCCACGCCTACCGCAACCGGACAGGCGACGACTCGAAGTGGGCCGGTCCTCGTGACGGAATCCGTATGGTCGACGGGCACATCGAGATGATCGGCGTGTGGGACACGGTCGGAACACTCGGAATCCCGGGTGCGCTCTTCGGTCGGCTCGACCAGAAGGACTACGGCTTCCTGGATACCCGGCTCCATCGGGACGTCAAGGCCGGCTACCACGCGCTGTCGCTCGACGAGCGGCGCCGCCAGTTCCCACCGACCCTCTGGGAAGGCCCAGCGGCGGACGGGCAGACCATCGAACAGGTGTGGTTCGCGGGAGTGCATTGCGACGTCGGCGGTGGCTTCCCGACGACCTCGCTCGCCGACATCAGCCTCGCCTGGATGTTGTCGAACGCCGAAAGGCACGGCGTCGAGATCGACCCGGCCGTCGCGGCGACCTATCCCGCACTCCTACTGGATTGCACCGCGGCGCTCGGACCGGTCCACGAGTCGTGGAACCCCCTGTGGGGCTTCCCGCATCGCCGGACGGTGGGGGACGATGCGCGCGTGGCCGACTCGGTGGTCTTCCGGGTGACCATGAACTCCCGGTACTCACCTCCGCTGACCATGGACAACAACCCCCGGCGGCTGTCGGCGTCGTACCGGCTCGCCTCGGTGGTTCGCATCTAG